The Streptomyces albofaciens JCM 4342 genome has a segment encoding these proteins:
- a CDS encoding response regulator transcription factor, protein MTARVVVADDQTVVREGIVMLLGLLPGIEVVGSAGDGEEAVRLTAELAPDVVLMDLRMPRCDGVEATRRIRTEHPGTEVVVLTTYADDDHLFPALEAGARGYLTKDADGDEIVRAVEDVLSGEAGLSPKVQRRLLERFAETKRPAAAVTPSAAPDGLTAREVEVLRLVAEGLSNPEIARTLHVSNATVKTHINNLFAKAGLRDRAQAIHYAYRNGLAQPPESSIT, encoded by the coding sequence ATGACGGCGCGGGTGGTGGTCGCGGACGACCAGACCGTGGTGCGCGAGGGAATCGTGATGCTGCTGGGGCTGTTGCCGGGCATCGAGGTCGTCGGTTCGGCCGGGGACGGCGAGGAGGCCGTACGGCTCACCGCCGAACTGGCCCCCGACGTCGTCCTGATGGACCTCAGGATGCCCCGCTGCGACGGCGTCGAGGCCACCCGGCGCATCCGTACGGAACACCCGGGCACCGAGGTCGTGGTGCTGACGACCTACGCCGACGACGACCACCTCTTCCCCGCGCTGGAGGCCGGCGCCCGCGGCTACCTGACCAAGGACGCGGACGGCGACGAGATCGTACGGGCCGTCGAGGACGTCCTGTCGGGCGAGGCGGGACTGTCGCCGAAGGTGCAGCGGCGGCTGCTGGAGCGGTTCGCCGAGACCAAACGGCCCGCCGCCGCGGTGACACCGTCCGCGGCCCCGGACGGCCTGACCGCACGCGAGGTGGAGGTGCTGCGGCTGGTCGCCGAGGGACTGTCCAACCCGGAGATCGCCCGGACGCTGCACGTCTCGAACGCGACCGTGAAGACCCACATCAACAACCTCTTCGCCAAGGCCGGGCTGCGGGACCGGGCCCAGGCGATCCACTACGCCTACCGCAACGGTCTCGCACAACCGCCCGAATCGTCCATCACCTGA
- a CDS encoding sensor histidine kinase, protein MPLSIWTSWPLREALSRAGFSTTRLWIGRGIRVLVMAALLWSALSNREFRGAGVALGLATVALCGLALWGFFRTTLQHRLWPALGLLALLEAGALWFHLEGARAPAAVVWGATAVISMERLPLAAALPAMAVSLGAYTLRSPDDWLSTATTVIGLGLAGYVLRLDSEARGNAQRLLTQERAARKAEAETAALAERSRIAREIHDVLAHSLSAQLVHLEAARLLIQRSDDLEAERQQILERVVAARGMAREGLDGTRQALSALRGEMAPTEDYLHNLTAAEGARLEVTGERRQLSPEAALALRRVAQEALTNVRKHAPGARVTVRLDYTESEVELEVRNSGARRKPRGGGPGAPDDLGSTGSGYGLLGMRERAELLGGTLVSGPEEEGFVVRLRVPA, encoded by the coding sequence GTGCCGCTGAGTATCTGGACGAGCTGGCCCTTGCGGGAGGCACTGTCCCGAGCCGGGTTCAGCACGACCCGGCTCTGGATCGGCCGGGGCATCCGCGTCCTGGTGATGGCCGCCCTGCTGTGGAGCGCCCTGTCGAACCGGGAGTTCCGGGGTGCGGGCGTGGCCCTGGGGCTGGCCACGGTCGCGCTGTGCGGCCTGGCTCTGTGGGGCTTCTTCCGTACGACGCTCCAGCACCGGCTGTGGCCCGCGCTCGGGCTGCTGGCCCTGCTGGAGGCCGGCGCTCTCTGGTTCCACCTGGAGGGCGCGAGGGCGCCGGCCGCCGTGGTGTGGGGCGCCACCGCCGTCATCTCGATGGAGCGGCTGCCGCTGGCGGCCGCGCTGCCGGCCATGGCCGTGTCCCTCGGTGCGTACACCCTGCGCAGCCCCGACGACTGGCTGTCGACCGCGACGACCGTCATCGGGCTCGGACTGGCCGGGTACGTGCTGCGGCTGGACTCGGAGGCGCGGGGGAACGCCCAGCGGCTGCTGACCCAGGAGCGGGCCGCCCGCAAGGCCGAGGCCGAGACGGCGGCGCTGGCCGAGCGGAGCCGTATCGCCCGCGAGATCCATGACGTACTGGCGCACAGTCTGAGTGCGCAGTTGGTGCACTTGGAAGCGGCGCGGCTGCTGATCCAGCGCAGCGACGACCTGGAGGCGGAGCGGCAGCAGATCCTGGAGCGGGTGGTGGCCGCGCGCGGCATGGCGAGGGAGGGGCTGGACGGCACGCGGCAGGCCCTGTCGGCACTGCGCGGCGAGATGGCTCCGACGGAGGACTACCTGCACAACCTGACGGCTGCCGAGGGCGCCCGCCTGGAGGTGACGGGGGAGCGGCGCCAGCTTTCCCCCGAGGCCGCTCTGGCGCTGCGCAGGGTGGCGCAGGAGGCGCTCACGAACGTACGGAAGCACGCGCCGGGCGCGCGGGTGACCGTACGCCTCGACTACACGGAGAGCGAAGTCGAGCTGGAGGTGCGGAACTCCGGGGCGCGCAGGAAGCCGCGCGGCGGCGGGCCGGGTGCCCCGGATGATCTCGGCTCGACCGGTTCCGGGTACGGTCTGCTGGGGATGCGGGAGCGCGCCGAACTCCTCGGCGGAACGCTGGTCTCCGGCCCCGAAGAGGAGGGTTTCGTGGTGCGGTTGCGGGTGCCGGCATGA
- a CDS encoding DUF1453 domain-containing protein → MSGSLNVLVIVAIIALVVVRQLKPQRLETDGRRWWLLPGILAVLAVREPGLLDSAHPVGSVVLLVLGVVLGLLTGAAWAWTMRVWTGEDGALWAAGRPATAVAWVLGAALRFGLYGVGLLAGIHLGSQATMLTVAATLLARTGTMAWRAQTQRPSYRVAASG, encoded by the coding sequence ATGAGCGGCTCGCTCAACGTTCTCGTCATCGTCGCGATCATCGCGCTGGTGGTCGTACGGCAGCTGAAACCGCAGCGGCTGGAGACGGACGGCCGGCGCTGGTGGCTGCTCCCCGGCATCCTCGCGGTGCTGGCGGTGCGCGAACCGGGCCTGCTCGACAGCGCGCACCCCGTCGGGTCCGTCGTCCTGCTGGTCCTCGGGGTCGTCCTCGGACTGCTCACCGGCGCGGCCTGGGCGTGGACGATGCGCGTTTGGACCGGTGAGGACGGCGCGCTTTGGGCGGCGGGCCGTCCGGCGACCGCGGTCGCCTGGGTACTCGGCGCGGCCCTGCGGTTCGGTCTGTACGGAGTGGGGTTGCTGGCCGGGATCCACCTGGGCAGCCAGGCCACGATGCTGACCGTGGCCGCCACGCTGCTGGCCCGGACGGGCACCATGGCCTGGCGGGCACAAACGCAGCGGCCGTCGTACCGTGTCGCTGCCAGTGGCTGA
- a CDS encoding DNA gyrase/topoisomerase IV subunit B, giving the protein MTAEMSVPSTAVLTGADRDGSNYTARHLLVLEGLEAVRKRPGMYIGSTDSRGLMHCLWEIIDNSVDEALGGYCDRIEVILHDDGSVEVRDNGRGIPVDVEPKTGLSGVEVVMTKLHAGGKFGGGSYAASGGLHGVGASVVNALSARLDVEVDRNSKTHSISFRRGVPGIFTESGPDAPFDPANGLLKGKRIPKTRTGTRVRYWADRQIFLKDAKLSLETLHARARQTAFLVPGLTLVVRDERGLEGEGPVEETFRYDGGISEFCEYLAQDKAVCDVLRLSGQGTFKETVPVLDERGHMTPTEVTRELGVDVALRWGTGYDTTVRSFVNIIATPKGGTHVSGFERSVTKTVNEALRAAKLLRVAEDDVVKDDAMEGLTAVVTVRLAEPQFEGQTKEVLGTSAASRIVAQVVAKELKAFLTSTKRDAKQQARAVLDKVVAAARTRIAARQHKEAQRRKTALESSSLPAKLADCRSDDVERSELFIVEGDSALGTAKLARNSEFQALLPIRGKILNVQKASVSDMLKNAECGAIIQVIGAGSGRTFDIDAARYGKVIFLADADVDGAHIRTLLLTLFQRYMRPMVEQGRVFSAVPPLHRVELIQPKKGQDKYVYTYSDNELRQTLLELQRKNIRYKDSIQRYKGLGEMDADQLAETTMDPRHRTLRRINIGELEAAEKVFDLLMGNEVAPRREFITSSAATLDRSRIDT; this is encoded by the coding sequence GTGACCGCCGAGATGTCCGTGCCGTCCACCGCAGTGCTGACCGGGGCAGACCGGGACGGTTCCAACTACACCGCGCGGCACCTGCTCGTCCTGGAAGGACTGGAAGCCGTCCGCAAGCGCCCGGGCATGTACATCGGCTCGACGGACAGCCGCGGTCTGATGCACTGCCTGTGGGAGATCATCGACAACTCCGTCGACGAGGCCCTGGGCGGCTACTGTGACCGTATCGAGGTGATCCTCCACGACGACGGCTCGGTGGAGGTCCGCGACAACGGCCGCGGCATCCCGGTGGACGTGGAGCCCAAGACCGGCCTGTCCGGCGTCGAGGTCGTGATGACCAAGCTGCACGCCGGCGGCAAGTTCGGCGGCGGCTCGTACGCCGCCTCCGGCGGTCTGCACGGCGTCGGCGCCTCCGTGGTCAACGCCCTGTCCGCCCGGCTGGACGTCGAGGTGGACCGCAACAGCAAGACCCATTCGATCAGCTTCCGGCGCGGCGTGCCCGGCATCTTCACCGAGTCCGGCCCCGACGCCCCCTTCGATCCGGCCAACGGCCTGCTCAAGGGCAAGCGCATCCCCAAGACCCGTACGGGTACGCGAGTGCGGTACTGGGCGGATCGCCAGATCTTCCTCAAGGACGCCAAGCTCTCCCTGGAGACGCTGCACGCCCGCGCCCGCCAGACCGCCTTCCTGGTGCCCGGCCTGACCCTCGTCGTGCGCGACGAGCGCGGCCTGGAGGGCGAGGGCCCGGTGGAGGAGACCTTCCGCTACGACGGCGGCATCAGCGAGTTCTGCGAGTACCTGGCCCAGGACAAGGCCGTGTGCGACGTGCTGCGCCTGTCCGGGCAGGGCACCTTCAAGGAGACCGTGCCGGTCCTCGACGAGCGCGGACACATGACGCCCACCGAGGTCACCCGGGAACTGGGCGTGGACGTCGCGCTGCGCTGGGGCACCGGCTACGACACCACCGTCCGCTCCTTCGTCAACATCATCGCCACCCCCAAGGGCGGCACCCACGTCTCCGGCTTCGAGCGCTCGGTGACCAAGACGGTCAACGAGGCGCTGCGCGCGGCCAAGCTGCTGCGGGTGGCCGAGGACGATGTCGTCAAGGACGACGCCATGGAGGGCCTGACCGCGGTCGTCACCGTGCGCCTGGCGGAGCCGCAGTTCGAGGGGCAGACCAAGGAGGTGCTGGGCACCTCGGCCGCCTCCCGCATCGTCGCCCAGGTTGTCGCCAAGGAGCTCAAGGCGTTCCTGACCTCCACCAAGCGGGACGCCAAGCAGCAGGCCCGGGCGGTGCTGGACAAGGTCGTGGCGGCGGCCCGTACCCGGATCGCGGCGCGGCAGCACAAGGAGGCGCAGCGCCGCAAGACGGCGCTGGAGTCGTCCTCGCTGCCGGCGAAGCTGGCCGACTGCCGCAGCGACGACGTCGAGCGCAGCGAGCTGTTCATCGTCGAGGGCGACTCGGCGCTGGGCACCGCCAAACTGGCGCGCAATTCGGAGTTCCAGGCCCTGCTGCCGATCCGCGGCAAGATCCTGAACGTGCAGAAGGCCTCGGTCTCCGACATGCTCAAGAACGCCGAGTGCGGGGCGATCATCCAGGTGATAGGGGCCGGCTCGGGCCGTACCTTCGACATCGACGCGGCCCGCTACGGCAAGGTCATCTTCCTGGCGGACGCCGATGTCGACGGCGCCCACATCCGCACCCTGCTGCTGACCCTCTTCCAGCGCTACATGCGCCCCATGGTCGAACAGGGCCGGGTCTTCTCCGCCGTGCCGCCGCTGCACCGCGTCGAGCTGATCCAGCCCAAGAAGGGCCAGGACAAGTACGTGTACACCTACTCCGACAACGAGCTGCGCCAGACCCTGCTGGAGCTGCAGCGCAAGAACATCCGCTACAAGGACAGCATCCAGCGCTACAAGGGTCTGGGCGAGATGGACGCCGACCAGCTGGCCGAGACCACCATGGATCCCCGCCACCGCACCCTGCGCCGGATCAACATCGGCGAGCTGGAAGCCGCCGAGAAGGTCTTCGACCTGCTCATGGGCAATGAAGTCGCCCCCCGCCGCGAATTCATCACCAGCTCCGCCGCCACCCTCGACCGCTCGCGCATCGACACCTGA
- a CDS encoding DUF7455 domain-containing protein, whose product MTTVLTPASPLTAADRCDRCGAQAYLRVVLMSGGELLFCAHHGRKFEPELKKIAAEIQDETERLTASPASASDEER is encoded by the coding sequence GTGACTACTGTTCTGACCCCCGCGAGCCCGCTGACGGCCGCTGACCGCTGCGACCGCTGCGGCGCCCAGGCATACCTGCGCGTCGTTCTGATGTCCGGCGGCGAACTGCTCTTCTGCGCCCACCACGGCCGCAAGTTCGAGCCAGAACTCAAGAAGATCGCCGCGGAAATACAGGACGAGACGGAGCGGCTGACCGCCTCTCCCGCGTCTGCTTCCGATGAGGAACGCTGA
- a CDS encoding S1 family peptidase, translated as MRAFVRAALGALALVLAVPVTTARADESVVGGRPVKVSDHPWMVAISSRSRFGNDRSGQFCGGVLVGRATVVTAAHCLSRAVLGVEWQRVRDLRIITGREDMRGRGGQEFVPQRVWVNPTYDSYSNAGDIAVLTLGRQQPKGRALPMAKAGDAAYRAGTKADVYGWGDTTGNGTYAATLRSAQVQVYSNAACSRAYPGNADGKYLADSMLCAGTPQGGRDACQGDSGGPLVARGRLIGLVSWGTGCGKAAKPGVYTRISAMMKHVAAHGGG; from the coding sequence ATGCGTGCTTTCGTCCGGGCCGCCCTCGGGGCGCTCGCCCTCGTCCTCGCCGTGCCGGTCACCACCGCGCGGGCGGACGAGTCGGTGGTGGGAGGCCGGCCGGTGAAGGTCTCCGACCACCCGTGGATGGTCGCGATCAGCTCCCGCTCACGCTTCGGGAACGACCGGTCGGGCCAGTTCTGCGGCGGTGTTCTGGTCGGTCGCGCGACGGTCGTGACGGCGGCGCACTGTCTGAGCCGTGCGGTGCTGGGCGTGGAGTGGCAGCGGGTCAGGGACCTGCGGATCATCACGGGACGCGAGGACATGCGAGGCCGCGGCGGGCAGGAGTTCGTACCGCAGCGGGTGTGGGTGAACCCGACGTACGACAGTTACAGCAACGCCGGTGACATCGCCGTGCTCACGCTCGGCCGGCAGCAGCCGAAGGGCCGGGCCCTGCCGATGGCCAAGGCCGGCGACGCCGCGTACCGGGCCGGCACGAAGGCGGATGTGTACGGCTGGGGCGATACGACCGGTAACGGGACGTACGCGGCCACGCTCCGGTCGGCGCAGGTGCAGGTGTACTCGAACGCGGCCTGTAGCAGGGCATACCCGGGCAACGCGGACGGGAAGTATTTGGCTGATTCCATGCTGTGTGCGGGGACGCCGCAGGGTGGCCGGGACGCCTGCCAGGGTGACAGTGGCGGACCGCTGGTGGCGCGGGGACGGCTGATCGGGCTGGTGTCCTGGGGAACCGGATGCGGGAAGGCGGCGAAGCCGGGCGTCTATACGCGCATCTCGGCGATGATGAAGCATGTGGCCGCCCATGGTGGCGGCTGA
- a CDS encoding RNA polymerase sigma factor — protein MSASTSRTLPPEIAESESVMALIERGKADGQIAGDDVRRAFEADQIPPTQWKNVLRSLNQILDEEGVTLMVSAAEAPKRTRKSVAAKSPAKRTATKTVAAKTATVKKATTTAAAPLGDTSYGEAEGGPEKKTVAKKAAAKKTVAKKTAAKKTVAKKTAAKKDVDDLLEDEPIEEAAPAGKGEAAEVPEGAENAGFVLSDDDEDDAPAQQVAAAGATADPVKDYLKQIGKVPLLNAEQEVELAKRIEAGLFAEDKLANSDKLAPKLKRELEIIAEDGRRAKNHLLEANLRLVVSLAKRYTGRGMLFLDLIQEGNLGLIRAVEKFDYTKGYKFSTYATWWIRQAITRAMADQARTIRIPVHMVEVINKLARVQRQMLQDLGREPTPEELAKELDMTPEKVIEVQKYGREPISLHTPLGEDGDSEFGDLIEDSEAVVPADAVSFTLLQEQLHSVLDTLSEREAGVVSMRFGLTDGQPKTLDEIGKVYGVTRERIRQIESKTMSKLRHPSRSQVLRDYLD, from the coding sequence GTGTCGGCCAGCACATCCCGTACGCTCCCGCCGGAGATCGCCGAGTCCGAGTCAGTGATGGCGCTCATCGAGCGGGGAAAGGCTGATGGGCAGATCGCCGGCGATGACGTGCGTCGGGCCTTCGAGGCTGACCAGATTCCGCCAACCCAGTGGAAGAACGTTCTGCGCAGCCTCAACCAGATCCTCGACGAGGAGGGTGTGACGCTGATGGTCAGTGCCGCAGAGGCGCCCAAGCGCACCCGCAAGAGCGTCGCAGCGAAGAGTCCGGCGAAGCGCACCGCCACCAAGACCGTCGCGGCCAAGACCGCCACGGTGAAGAAGGCCACCACCACCGCGGCCGCCCCGCTGGGCGACACGTCGTACGGCGAGGCCGAGGGCGGTCCCGAGAAGAAGACGGTCGCCAAGAAGGCCGCGGCCAAGAAGACGGTCGCGAAGAAGACCGCCGCCAAGAAGACCGTGGCGAAGAAGACCGCCGCCAAGAAGGACGTCGACGACCTTCTCGAGGACGAGCCGATCGAGGAAGCGGCGCCCGCGGGCAAGGGCGAGGCCGCCGAGGTGCCCGAGGGCGCCGAGAACGCCGGCTTCGTGCTGTCCGACGACGACGAGGACGACGCCCCCGCGCAGCAGGTCGCCGCGGCCGGTGCCACCGCCGACCCGGTCAAGGACTACCTCAAGCAGATCGGCAAGGTCCCGCTGCTCAACGCCGAGCAGGAGGTCGAACTCGCCAAGCGCATCGAGGCGGGCCTGTTCGCCGAGGACAAGCTGGCCAACTCCGACAAGCTGGCGCCGAAGCTCAAGCGTGAGCTGGAGATCATCGCCGAGGACGGCCGCCGCGCCAAGAACCACCTCCTGGAGGCCAACCTCCGTCTGGTGGTCTCGCTGGCCAAGCGCTACACCGGCCGCGGCATGCTCTTCCTGGACCTGATCCAGGAGGGCAACCTCGGTCTGATCCGTGCGGTCGAGAAGTTCGACTACACCAAGGGTTACAAGTTCTCCACGTACGCGACGTGGTGGATCCGCCAGGCCATCACCCGCGCCATGGCCGACCAGGCCCGGACGATCCGTATCCCCGTCCACATGGTCGAGGTCATCAACAAGCTGGCCCGTGTGCAGCGCCAGATGCTCCAGGACCTGGGCCGCGAGCCCACCCCGGAGGAGCTGGCCAAGGAACTGGACATGACCCCCGAGAAGGTCATCGAGGTCCAGAAGTACGGCCGCGAGCCGATCTCGCTGCACACCCCGCTGGGCGAGGACGGCGACAGCGAGTTCGGTGACCTGATCGAGGACTCCGAGGCGGTCGTGCCGGCCGACGCGGTCAGCTTCACGCTTCTGCAGGAGCAGCTGCACTCGGTCCTGGACACGCTCAGCGAGCGCGAGGCCGGCGTGGTCTCCATGCGCTTCGGCCTCACCGACGGCCAGCCCAAGACGCTGGACGAGATCGGCAAGGTCTACGGCGTCACGCGTGAGCGCATCCGCCAGATCGAGTCCAAGACGATGTCGAAGCTGCGCCACCCGTCGCGCTCGCAGGTCCTGCGCGACTACCTGGACTGA
- a CDS encoding FadR/GntR family transcriptional regulator produces MSTLAHTMMTAARPADSGLAGPGELDRYSYANAAGAPGPGGVAHAPGAERADRVPPVWDGTDADMARAGRRAAGNRGRGLHGQLVQQLGQMIVSGDLGADRPLVPEEIGQRFEVSRTVVRESLRVLEAKGLVSARPNVGTRVRPVSDWNLLDPDIIEWRAYGPQRDDQRRELSELRWTIEPLAARLAAGHGRDDIQQRLADMVEIMGHAAAQGDGLTFARADSEFHTLLLQLAGNRMLEHLSGIVTSALHVSGGPSGGCERPAEKSVGQHMRIVDAIGAGDAPGAEAAMRTLLTAHGEAGGQGAGGAGDHTVPPPREH; encoded by the coding sequence GTGAGTACCCTTGCGCACACCATGATGACCGCGGCTCGCCCCGCCGACTCCGGCCTCGCCGGTCCGGGCGAGCTTGACCGCTACTCCTACGCCAACGCCGCGGGCGCACCCGGCCCCGGCGGGGTCGCCCACGCGCCGGGCGCCGAGCGGGCCGACCGCGTGCCGCCCGTCTGGGACGGAACCGATGCGGACATGGCTCGGGCCGGCCGCCGCGCGGCGGGCAACCGCGGCCGTGGACTGCACGGCCAACTCGTCCAGCAGCTCGGCCAGATGATCGTCTCCGGCGATCTGGGCGCCGACCGTCCGCTCGTGCCCGAGGAGATCGGCCAGCGCTTCGAGGTCTCCCGCACCGTCGTCCGCGAGTCCCTGCGCGTCCTGGAGGCCAAGGGCCTGGTCAGCGCCCGCCCGAACGTAGGCACCCGAGTACGCCCGGTCAGCGACTGGAATCTGCTCGACCCCGACATCATCGAGTGGCGGGCGTACGGCCCGCAGCGCGACGACCAGCGCCGGGAGCTGTCCGAGTTGCGTTGGACGATCGAGCCCCTCGCCGCCCGGCTCGCCGCCGGCCACGGCCGCGACGACATCCAGCAGCGCCTCGCCGACATGGTCGAGATCATGGGGCACGCCGCGGCCCAGGGCGACGGGCTGACCTTCGCCCGCGCCGACTCAGAGTTCCACACCCTGCTGCTCCAGCTCGCCGGGAACCGCATGCTGGAGCACCTCTCCGGCATCGTCACCTCCGCCCTGCACGTCTCGGGCGGTCCGTCCGGCGGCTGCGAGCGCCCCGCGGAGAAGTCCGTCGGCCAGCACATGCGGATCGTCGACGCGATCGGCGCCGGTGACGCCCCGGGCGCCGAGGCCGCGATGCGGACCCTCCTGACGGCCCACGGCGAGGCCGGCGGCCAGGGTGCCGGCGGCGCCGGGGACCACACCGTCCCGCCGCCCCGCGAGCACTGA